A stretch of Chloracidobacterium sp. DNA encodes these proteins:
- a CDS encoding TonB-dependent receptor: protein MPTICMPLRRIRRRLAAAALLIVSLLSSGTPAQSTLATLTGVVVDDQGSPVAGAMVTVHDTRRNVVREVATDARGRYAFTALAPTTYRVTARRPALGVATETLVTLSLDEQRELPLTLLPTAVFDAEVRADAVALETTNPGLSRAVGEREIQTLPLAGRNFVDLVKLSPGVTPGRENVGGGPFKEPDIGVGAAAAPRIAFGGQTELNTLVQLDGLDHVQTVTGLPRATPSTEAVEAFRVANATFESEYGRSLSGFVNILTKSGTNDRRGSLYAFVINDAVNARPLLAGPRPVLRQHQFGATLGGPLKRDRLFFFTSYEGQRRAESNRFSQVIFANLEAINRVRRHYGLTPETTDQLRTGDYDLGFGRLDWRPDDRQSLALRVNALVGTTCGFLGGGGRASPASTTARDNRTTDVTTSGAYTVAFSPTRVGELRGQWARRDFSFRPRFAEPALELPNLIVMGKSTSDVDDYREDRLQLAGAFTQLTGAHTVKVGGDWSRLADAAQWDLFYPARIIFGGLLPAFFNRTPDGRPDPQPSTFWFPFVTGATTAPPIPFPFRQAVPDALLPNVRTRLTHAHYGAFAQDQWRATPALTVTYGLRYDAETYPRRFLDRRDWNNIQPRLGVAWGLSGGRGVVRAGYGVFVDRIASSVGQVIFGAEWISRGDVATAQQLFADVARFPGRFRQATIGGPPSATSPIGAARAADIFLRGTTNAPPGYGVPVGSALPPGTLPLPTPESGATASFADNLSRRLRNPYAQHIALGVEYEAFGVAWSASYLRVLALKLPGHTGNVNAFQTGVLPTGKPILGGRRFAELGHFFVTDNLGASGYHGGFFAVRRAWRSGWSFSVAHTWSKTLTTVDSVNNLADYPEGLTLERFLSRQHATHRLAATVAGESPRQTGWLGGWQGAMVVALESGRPFNVFAGGDFNGDGNPNSDRPGLLPRNSFRGPSFATVDIRLGRNFRLGERIRLEVTLDAFNLANRVNIRDVNLAYGGINLAAPPNPLLQFGAPRDVFGARQLQMGVKTRF, encoded by the coding sequence CCCGCGGGCGCTATGCGTTCACGGCGCTGGCACCGACGACCTACCGGGTGACGGCGCGGCGTCCGGCGCTGGGCGTCGCCACCGAAACGCTTGTCACCCTTAGCCTTGATGAACAACGCGAACTGCCGCTGACGCTCCTGCCGACAGCGGTGTTTGACGCCGAAGTGCGCGCCGATGCGGTTGCGCTCGAAACGACCAATCCGGGCCTCAGCCGCGCCGTCGGCGAGCGCGAGATTCAAACGCTGCCGCTGGCCGGACGCAACTTTGTGGATTTGGTCAAGCTTTCGCCGGGCGTGACGCCCGGACGGGAAAATGTCGGCGGCGGGCCGTTCAAAGAGCCGGACATCGGCGTCGGCGCGGCGGCTGCGCCGCGCATCGCCTTCGGCGGCCAGACCGAACTCAACACGCTCGTCCAGCTTGACGGGCTGGATCACGTCCAGACCGTGACGGGCCTGCCGCGCGCGACGCCTTCAACCGAGGCCGTTGAGGCTTTTCGCGTCGCCAACGCGACGTTTGAAAGCGAGTACGGGCGCTCGCTCAGCGGCTTTGTCAACATCCTGACCAAATCGGGAACGAACGACCGGCGCGGCAGCCTGTACGCCTTTGTCATCAACGACGCCGTCAACGCGCGCCCATTGCTGGCGGGGCCACGCCCGGTGTTGCGCCAGCATCAGTTCGGCGCGACGCTCGGCGGGCCGCTCAAGCGCGACCGGCTGTTTTTCTTCACGAGTTACGAAGGGCAAAGACGCGCGGAGTCGAACCGCTTTTCGCAGGTTATCTTTGCCAACCTTGAAGCAATCAATCGGGTTCGTCGGCACTACGGCCTAACGCCGGAGACAACCGACCAGTTGCGGACGGGCGACTATGACTTGGGCTTTGGGCGGCTGGACTGGCGACCTGACGACCGCCAATCGCTGGCGCTGCGCGTCAACGCGCTGGTCGGAACGACATGCGGCTTTCTGGGCGGGGGCGGGCGGGCTTCCCCGGCGTCCACAACGGCGCGCGACAATCGGACGACCGATGTCACGACAAGCGGGGCTTACACCGTCGCGTTTTCGCCGACGCGCGTGGGCGAGTTGCGCGGCCAGTGGGCGCGCCGGGATTTCAGCTTTCGCCCGCGCTTCGCCGAGCCGGCGCTGGAGCTGCCGAACCTCATCGTGATGGGCAAGAGCACTTCCGACGTGGACGACTACCGCGAAGACCGCCTTCAGCTTGCGGGCGCGTTCACGCAGTTGACGGGCGCGCACACGGTCAAGGTCGGCGGCGACTGGTCGCGGCTCGCCGACGCCGCGCAGTGGGATTTGTTCTATCCGGCGCGCATCATTTTCGGCGGCCTGCTGCCGGCATTTTTCAACCGGACGCCGGATGGGCGGCCCGACCCGCAGCCGAGCACGTTTTGGTTTCCGTTTGTCACCGGGGCGACGACGGCTCCGCCGATTCCGTTTCCCTTCCGGCAAGCCGTCCCGGACGCGCTGCTGCCGAACGTGCGAACCCGTCTGACGCACGCGCATTACGGCGCGTTTGCGCAGGATCAGTGGCGGGCGACGCCGGCGCTGACCGTGACCTACGGCCTGCGGTACGACGCGGAGACCTACCCGCGCCGCTTCCTTGACCGGCGGGACTGGAACAACATTCAGCCCCGGCTGGGCGTCGCGTGGGGTTTGAGCGGCGGGCGAGGCGTTGTCCGGGCGGGCTACGGGGTATTCGTTGACCGGATCGCGTCGAGCGTCGGGCAGGTCATTTTCGGCGCGGAATGGATTTCGCGGGGCGACGTAGCGACCGCCCAGCAGCTTTTCGCGGATGTGGCGCGGTTTCCCGGACGGTTTCGGCAGGCGACAATTGGTGGGCCGCCGTCGGCGACCTCGCCGATTGGCGCAGCGCGCGCGGCTGACATTTTCCTGCGCGGGACGACGAACGCGCCGCCCGGCTACGGCGTCCCGGTCGGAAGCGCGTTGCCGCCGGGGACGCTCCCCTTACCGACGCCGGAAAGCGGCGCGACGGCCAGTTTCGCGGACAACCTTAGCCGCCGCCTGCGCAATCCTTACGCCCAACACATCGCGCTGGGCGTCGAGTATGAAGCGTTTGGGGTGGCGTGGTCGGCGAGTTACCTGCGCGTACTGGCGCTCAAGCTGCCTGGACACACCGGCAATGTGAACGCCTTTCAGACAGGCGTTCTGCCGACCGGCAAACCGATCCTTGGCGGGCGGCGATTTGCGGAATTGGGGCATTTCTTTGTGACGGACAACCTCGGCGCAAGCGGCTACCACGGCGGCTTTTTCGCAGTGCGGCGCGCATGGCGCAGCGGCTGGTCGTTTTCCGTCGCGCATACGTGGTCAAAGACGCTCACGACCGTGGATTCCGTCAATAACTTGGCGGATTATCCGGAGGGTCTAACGCTGGAGCGGTTCTTGTCGCGGCAGCATGCGACGCATCGGCTGGCGGCGACGGTTGCCGGGGAGTCGCCGCGCCAAACTGGTTGGTTGGGCGGCTGGCAGGGCGCGATGGTTGTGGCGCTGGAGAGTGGGCGGCCGTTCAACGTCTTCGCCGGGGGCGATTTCAACGGCGACGGCAACCCCAACAGCGACCGCCCCGGTCTTTTGCCGCGCAACAGCTTTCGCGGCCCTAGCTTTGCGACCGTGGATATCCGGCTGGGACGTAATTTTCGGCTTGGTGAGCGCATCCGTCTGGAAGTGACGCTGGATGCGTTCAACCTCGCTAATCGGGTCAACATCCGCGATGTAAACTTGGCGTATGGCGGTATCAACTTGGCGGCGCCGCCTAACCCGTTGCTTCAGTTCGGCGCACCGCGCGACGTGTTCGGTGCGCGGCAGTTGCAGATGGGTGTCAAAACGCGGTTTTAG
- a CDS encoding NAD-dependent epimerase/dehydratase family protein — protein sequence MKVFLTGGTGFVGANVLRELLSGGAAVRVLARPNSDRRNLEGLAFELVEGSLDDPSRLTRAMDGCEWVFHIAAHYSLLRRDRAAIYRTNVEGTRHILQAARAAGVKRIVHTSSVAAIGVPPEGQVADETFQTTVEELVGDYKKSKFLAEQLARDAAREGLPVVIVNPSTPIGPYDIKPTPTGDIVLRFLQRRMPAYVDTGMNLIHVRDVAVGHIRAVEKGRVGERYILGHRNMTLKEILDMLAAITGLPAPTRRLPHWLPIVVGAVDEFFLSRLTGKPPTVAFDSARMAARPMYYDATRAVTYLGLPQTPIETALREAVNWFREHGYV from the coding sequence ATGAAGGTTTTTCTCACGGGCGGCACGGGGTTTGTCGGCGCGAATGTCCTGCGTGAACTGCTGTCCGGCGGGGCCGCCGTACGAGTGTTGGCGCGTCCCAACAGCGACCGGCGCAATCTGGAAGGCTTGGCCTTTGAACTGGTGGAAGGCAGCCTTGACGATCCCTCGCGCCTGACGCGCGCCATGGATGGCTGCGAGTGGGTTTTTCACATCGCCGCGCACTACAGCCTGCTACGTCGTGACCGGGCGGCGATTTACCGCACCAACGTGGAAGGTACACGACATATCTTGCAAGCGGCGCGGGCCGCCGGCGTCAAGCGCATCGTCCACACCAGTTCCGTCGCGGCCATCGGCGTGCCGCCGGAAGGACAAGTCGCCGACGAAACCTTCCAGACGACGGTTGAAGAACTGGTCGGCGACTATAAGAAGTCGAAATTCCTCGCCGAACAACTGGCACGGGACGCCGCCCGCGAAGGGCTGCCGGTGGTGATCGTCAACCCCAGTACGCCGATTGGCCCTTATGACATCAAGCCGACGCCAACCGGCGACATCGTGCTGCGGTTTTTACAGCGCCGGATGCCGGCCTACGTGGACACTGGGATGAATCTCATTCACGTCCGTGACGTAGCGGTTGGACACATCCGCGCGGTAGAAAAGGGGCGCGTCGGCGAGCGGTACATTCTCGGCCACCGGAACATGACACTGAAGGAAATTCTCGACATGCTGGCCGCCATCACGGGACTGCCCGCGCCGACGCGCCGCCTGCCCCATTGGCTGCCGATTGTTGTCGGAGCGGTGGATGAATTTTTCCTCAGTCGGCTGACTGGTAAACCGCCGACGGTGGCGTTTGATTCGGCGCGGATGGCGGCACGTCCGATGTACTATGACGCCACGCGCGCCGTCACTTACCTTGGTCTGCCGCAGACGCCCATCGAGACGGCGCTTCGTGAAGCCGTCAACTGGTTTCGAGAGCATGGCTACGTGTAA
- a CDS encoding 2OG-Fe(II) oxygenase: MATCKAQGDVPGATAVLMTVRETDTPAIPAPTELAVCVRGWFDAAYCAQLVAGVYAARARWVEAFGGLQFSLGRAWYTDLEMGREDVYFAEASAHNALVERYAPGLQRRMRRLVRAAVGRPVVQREGWRGAGIHIFPAGGWAAQQGGDIHFDTEGLLPEQLAARAPALTVVVMLQPPVTGGGLRLWDAVYVGADEPSPEQLARPHATVTYGVGDALIFDSYRLHWIEPFTGDRDRLSATLHAVRVGEIWESWF, translated from the coding sequence ATGGCTACGTGTAAAGCGCAGGGGGATGTTCCGGGAGCAACGGCGGTATTGATGACGGTACGGGAGACAGACACGCCAGCTATCCCGGCACCGACCGAGTTGGCAGTGTGCGTCCGTGGCTGGTTCGACGCCGCTTACTGTGCGCAACTCGTCGCAGGCGTCTATGCCGCCCGTGCGCGCTGGGTGGAGGCGTTCGGCGGGTTGCAGTTTTCGCTAGGACGTGCGTGGTACACCGATTTGGAAATGGGGCGCGAAGACGTTTACTTCGCCGAGGCATCAGCGCATAACGCACTTGTTGAGCGGTATGCGCCGGGCCTTCAGCGGCGAATGCGACGACTCGTGCGCGCGGCCGTCGGCCGTCCCGTCGTGCAGCGCGAAGGCTGGCGTGGGGCGGGCATTCACATTTTCCCGGCGGGCGGCTGGGCGGCGCAGCAGGGCGGCGATATTCACTTCGACACTGAAGGACTTTTGCCAGAACAGCTTGCCGCGCGTGCGCCAGCGCTAACTGTCGTGGTCATGCTGCAGCCGCCGGTTACGGGCGGCGGTCTGCGGCTGTGGGACGCCGTTTATGTCGGCGCAGATGAACCATCGCCGGAGCAGTTGGCGCGGCCGCATGCGACGGTCACGTACGGCGTCGGCGATGCCCTCATCTTCGACAGCTACCGGCTGCATTGGATTGAGCCGTTCACGGGTGACCGCGACCGCCTTTCGGCCACGCTCCACGCAGTGCGCGTCGGCGAGATTTGGGAGAGTTGGTTTTAG
- a CDS encoding DUF4407 domain-containing protein encodes MLQLNISQPNPQPNQPQPSLFRDPSLTPAGLPVSRWERISRFFTLRPFGDELLTPSADFWLLAARVLVLGMALAEGVAWGWFGTGVATGWAGVGAGLTLGAVAFLVVWALDASLIAGDLTKTSPQRKWGLAFVRLGLTVFSVWLTAPYLTQFVFRADIEADLRRDQNAAVDQVRQSIAARADAKLADLDRALRADREALILEVSGRGRSGRYGDGLTSGAIRERIASAEAQRAALETARQDELAALNRAVEQGQFELVKARWGVAMPSDSPTERYARMRKVLERPEARAVQRTIEGGFWLLCVALALFKLLLQNKALEYYLSEVWQGRWRQYRKGAYDAWLHPWDRSTSACLMSPETFVRWHETALPRLRMAAQADEEARLAAEAEAQAVAELTAARAELEAYRRAEAERLTTLYLNQRQREYLQTEVAELEQLFAEKLQADERCSVEQLKVLNKMQKALDQKRAELVAHEQQACGLHFREHELAETYNRLTARIERLEAEAARLQTERERLSDVARRLRCELAAASFEEESEQASRLKSLLQPTPSISTLQ; translated from the coding sequence ATGCTGCAACTCAACATCAGCCAACCCAACCCGCAACCTAACCAGCCCCAACCGAGCCTGTTCCGCGACCCGTCGCTGACGCCGGCTGGGCTGCCCGTCTCCCGTTGGGAACGCATCAGCCGGTTCTTCACCCTGCGCCCCTTTGGCGATGAGTTGCTCACGCCAAGCGCTGACTTCTGGCTGTTGGCGGCGCGCGTTCTCGTCCTTGGCATGGCGCTGGCGGAAGGCGTCGCCTGGGGTTGGTTTGGAACCGGCGTTGCGACCGGCTGGGCGGGCGTCGGCGCAGGGTTGACCCTCGGCGCAGTGGCGTTCCTCGTCGTCTGGGCGCTCGACGCTTCGTTGATTGCCGGCGACTTGACCAAGACCAGCCCGCAGCGCAAGTGGGGACTGGCCTTTGTCCGCCTTGGGTTGACCGTGTTTTCGGTCTGGCTCACCGCGCCGTACTTGACGCAGTTCGTGTTTCGCGCCGACATTGAAGCCGACCTGCGCCGCGATCAAAACGCCGCCGTTGATCAGGTGCGGCAATCCATCGCCGCCCGCGCCGACGCCAAGCTGGCCGACCTCGACCGCGCCCTCCGCGCCGACCGCGAGGCGCTCATCCTCGAAGTGTCGGGACGGGGACGGTCGGGCCGCTACGGCGACGGGCTGACTTCCGGGGCCATCCGCGAGCGCATTGCGTCCGCCGAAGCGCAACGCGCCGCTCTTGAAACCGCCAGGCAGGACGAGTTGGCGGCGCTCAACCGGGCTGTCGAACAAGGGCAGTTCGAGCTTGTCAAGGCGCGCTGGGGCGTGGCGATGCCGAGCGACTCGCCGACCGAGCGGTACGCCCGCATGCGGAAAGTCCTCGAACGGCCTGAAGCGCGCGCGGTGCAGCGGACAATCGAGGGCGGCTTCTGGCTCCTGTGCGTGGCGTTGGCGCTGTTCAAGCTTCTCCTGCAGAACAAGGCGCTTGAGTACTACCTCTCGGAGGTTTGGCAGGGGCGGTGGCGGCAATACCGCAAGGGCGCGTACGACGCTTGGCTGCATCCGTGGGATCGCTCCACGTCGGCTTGTCTGATGTCGCCGGAGACGTTTGTCCGGTGGCACGAAACGGCGCTGCCGCGTTTGCGGATGGCCGCACAAGCCGACGAGGAAGCGCGACTGGCGGCCGAAGCCGAAGCGCAGGCGGTCGCCGAGCTGACCGCCGCCCGCGCCGAGCTTGAAGCCTACCGCCGCGCCGAAGCCGAACGCCTGACAACGCTCTACCTCAACCAACGCCAACGCGAATACCTGCAAACAGAGGTGGCTGAACTCGAACAACTCTTCGCCGAGAAGCTGCAGGCCGATGAGCGCTGCTCGGTCGAGCAACTCAAGGTGTTGAACAAAATGCAAAAGGCGCTTGACCAAAAGCGTGCGGAACTCGTCGCCCACGAACAGCAGGCATGCGGGCTGCATTTCCGGGAGCATGAACTGGCGGAAACCTACAACCGGCTGACGGCGCGGATTGAGCGACTTGAAGCGGAAGCCGCCCGCCTGCAAACCGAGCGCGAACGCCTCAGCGACGTTGCACGCCGACTCCGGTGCGAACTCGCCGCCGCATCCTTTGAGGAAGAAAGCGAACAGGCAAGTCGGTTGAAGTCGCTGCTGCAACCGACGCCGTCAATCTCAACCCTGCAATAA
- the cas2 gene encoding CRISPR-associated endonuclease Cas2, translating into MPAPREALFVVAYDVVSDRRRNLLRKTLMRYGAPVQYSVFECRLTPERLAMLQDEVRRIILPAVDSIIYVEFCKGCARTTRNLGVAPNRPLLPFYVF; encoded by the coding sequence ATGCCCGCCCCGCGTGAAGCCTTGTTTGTCGTAGCCTACGATGTCGTCTCCGACCGACGGCGCAACCTGCTGCGCAAGACGTTGATGCGTTACGGCGCGCCCGTTCAGTACAGTGTCTTTGAGTGCCGGTTGACGCCGGAGCGGTTGGCGATGTTGCAGGACGAAGTGCGCCGCATCATCCTACCCGCCGTGGACAGCATCATCTACGTAGAGTTTTGCAAGGGCTGTGCGCGAACAACCCGCAACCTGGGCGTCGCGCCCAACCGACCTCTCCTGCCGTTTTACGTCTTTTGA
- the csx2 gene encoding TIGR02221 family CRISPR-associated protein, with protein sequence MRQASRHVVAGFIGTGKQKETGSGYEPTTYHFPNQTKHEASVFGVALLKYLAAQGRPAQRWLVMGTAQSIWDALVEIVPETQWASIESVWDEVGQAVREKAMTQAVLDRWSAALTAAAGLEVVCALVGPADDRDSQMRVWQAMYEQTGVGDHLTLDITHGFRHQPVLMTFMATTLRWFRRLARVDMYYGALELQQRVIELPLCNDFLDIAEALATYRYTDDFSQLVNVFGRVTQPEETLLRDLERVAFADSVNRFPRHAVEGAQRGLKNCAEGSALDRALAEALGESVGWITEPSFAARLRRKAEAAFESNQLLKGIVLLYEAICVAGCQRFQTGDPLNYRSRHGAKEALENDPVYKDAFVAVRNLRNSVAHGTAPESAELHAALDFTNPKAARAQIDGIVNCGFKLLDDLTAP encoded by the coding sequence ATGCGTCAAGCGTCGCGTCATGTCGTCGCCGGCTTCATCGGCACGGGCAAACAGAAGGAAACCGGCTCCGGCTACGAGCCGACGACCTACCATTTCCCCAATCAGACCAAGCACGAAGCGTCGGTCTTCGGCGTCGCGTTGTTGAAGTATCTCGCTGCACAGGGACGACCGGCGCAGCGGTGGTTGGTGATGGGTACGGCGCAGTCCATCTGGGATGCGCTCGTGGAAATTGTTCCCGAAACTCAGTGGGCGTCCATTGAGTCGGTGTGGGATGAAGTCGGTCAAGCCGTCCGCGAAAAGGCCATGACGCAGGCGGTGCTCGATCGGTGGTCGGCGGCGCTGACGGCGGCGGCCGGGCTGGAAGTCGTCTGCGCGCTGGTCGGCCCGGCGGATGACCGCGATTCGCAGATGCGCGTCTGGCAGGCGATGTACGAGCAAACGGGCGTCGGCGACCACCTCACGCTTGACATCACGCACGGCTTTCGTCACCAGCCGGTGCTGATGACGTTTATGGCGACGACGCTGCGGTGGTTTCGGCGGTTGGCGCGGGTGGACATGTACTACGGCGCGCTGGAGTTGCAGCAGCGCGTCATTGAGCTTCCGCTGTGCAACGACTTTCTCGACATCGCCGAGGCGCTGGCGACCTACCGGTACACGGACGACTTCAGCCAATTGGTCAACGTCTTTGGGCGCGTGACGCAACCGGAGGAGACGTTGCTGCGCGATCTTGAGCGCGTCGCCTTTGCCGACAGCGTGAATCGCTTCCCGCGTCATGCGGTGGAAGGTGCGCAGCGCGGCTTGAAAAACTGCGCGGAAGGAAGCGCCCTTGACCGCGCGCTGGCCGAAGCCCTTGGCGAGTCGGTCGGGTGGATCACCGAGCCTTCTTTTGCCGCCCGCTTGCGCCGCAAGGCTGAGGCGGCGTTTGAATCCAACCAGCTTTTGAAAGGGATTGTTTTGCTTTACGAGGCGATCTGCGTCGCGGGTTGTCAGCGATTCCAGACGGGCGACCCGCTCAACTATCGCTCTCGTCACGGCGCGAAGGAGGCTCTTGAAAATGATCCAGTCTATAAAGACGCATTTGTCGCCGTCAGGAACTTACGCAACAGCGTCGCGCATGGTACCGCGCCGGAAAGCGCCGAACTGCATGCCGCGCTCGACTTTACCAATCCAAAAGCCGCGCGCGCGCAAATTGATGGCATTGTCAACTGCGGTTTCAAGCTGCTTGATGATTTGACGGCTCCGTAG
- a CDS encoding nucleotidyltransferase family protein — MNLEERLQRHREAILALAAKHGARNVRVFGSVARGEARPDSDIDLLVKMEEGRSLLDICALSADLRELLGCPVDVVSEDGLYWLLRRRILEEAKPL, encoded by the coding sequence ATGAATCTGGAAGAACGTCTACAAAGACACCGCGAGGCGATTCTGGCGTTGGCGGCAAAGCATGGGGCGCGGAATGTGAGAGTCTTCGGCTCGGTGGCGCGCGGCGAAGCGCGGCCGGACAGTGATATTGATCTGCTGGTCAAAATGGAAGAAGGGCGAAGCTTGCTGGATATATGCGCTTTATCCGCCGACTTGCGCGAGTTGCTGGGCTGTCCCGTGGATGTTGTCTCTGAAGACGGGCTTTACTGGTTGCTGCGCCGTCGCATTCTTGAGGAGGCTAAGCCTTTGTGA
- a CDS encoding DUF86 domain-containing protein, translating to MSKDTRVYLAQILERISRILDYTSEGRQSFMNDMRTQDAVIRNLEVIGEAVKRIPEEFRKAHPHIPWRALAGLRDVLIHQYDSVNPAEIWQAIDADLKPLQAEIQAALLQLEQPQEEVVKETKETGED from the coding sequence GTGAGCAAGGATACGCGCGTCTATCTGGCGCAGATTCTAGAGCGCATCAGCAGAATCCTTGATTACACCTCTGAGGGACGGCAGTCCTTCATGAATGACATGCGGACGCAAGACGCTGTTATCCGTAACCTTGAGGTGATTGGCGAGGCAGTCAAGCGTATCCCTGAAGAATTTCGGAAGGCTCATCCACACATCCCATGGCGAGCTTTGGCAGGCTTGCGCGATGTGTTGATTCACCAGTATGACAGCGTCAATCCGGCTGAAATCTGGCAGGCTATAGATGCCGACTTGAAACCGTTACAAGCGGAAATCCAAGCCGCGCTGCTCCAACTGGAGCAGCCGCAAGAGGAAGTTGTGAAGGAGACAAAGGAAACTGGAGAAGACTAG
- the cas2 gene encoding CRISPR-associated endonuclease Cas2: MQFILLTYDIRDPRRLRRVMETAERYGRRVQKSVFECWLRDEQVGELIDDLKKVINRRVDAVRLYRLCAACRARRCACGDTRLREDLDVIVW; encoded by the coding sequence ATGCAGTTCATTCTGTTGACGTACGACATCCGCGATCCACGCCGGCTGCGGCGCGTCATGGAGACGGCCGAACGCTACGGGCGGCGCGTTCAGAAGAGCGTCTTTGAGTGTTGGCTGCGCGACGAGCAGGTGGGCGAGCTGATTGACGATTTGAAAAAGGTTATCAACCGGCGCGTGGATGCCGTCCGACTCTACCGGTTGTGCGCTGCGTGCCGCGCGCGGCGTTGCGCCTGCGGCGACACACGCCTGCGCGAAGACCTTGACGTGATTGTGTGGTGA
- the cas1 gene encoding CRISPR-associated endonuclease Cas1, protein MTTLYLTEQNTTLHKRDNRFALERDGRVIAEVHDFQVERVVVFGHIQLSTAAISHLLASGIDTTFVTVTGRFKGRLAALESKNAPLRARQFERVNDPVFKLALAKTFVQAKVANGVENLARQQRNHPELNLGDAIDFLSSVGPRIERAADLDELRGVEGNAAAVYFKALGSLFRRGFTFEKRTRRPPTDPVNALLSFGYSLLLNEAVAAVAGVGLDPYFGFLHEVLYSRCSLALDLIEEFRPITADRLAINMVNLAIVELEDFIKTEEGGVLLNDEARKRFLYEYERLMTREFTNARTKTRTTLRRALYEQAEALQKTILDGTPYLPFRGWH, encoded by the coding sequence ATGACGACGCTTTACTTGACCGAACAAAACACAACACTCCATAAGCGCGATAACCGTTTCGCTCTCGAACGCGACGGCCGCGTTATTGCCGAAGTCCACGACTTCCAAGTGGAACGGGTCGTCGTCTTCGGTCACATCCAGCTTTCAACCGCCGCCATCAGCCACCTGCTCGCCTCCGGCATTGACACCACCTTTGTGACCGTCACCGGCCGCTTCAAAGGACGACTCGCCGCGCTCGAATCCAAAAACGCCCCCTTGCGCGCCCGGCAGTTTGAGCGCGTCAACGATCCAGTCTTCAAACTGGCGCTGGCCAAAACCTTCGTCCAAGCCAAGGTCGCCAACGGCGTCGAAAACCTCGCGCGCCAACAGCGCAACCATCCCGAACTCAACCTCGGCGACGCCATTGACTTCCTTTCCAGCGTCGGCCCGCGTATCGAACGCGCCGCCGACCTCGACGAACTGCGCGGCGTCGAAGGCAACGCCGCCGCCGTGTACTTCAAAGCCCTCGGCAGCCTCTTCCGACGCGGCTTCACCTTTGAAAAACGGACACGCCGACCGCCGACCGATCCGGTCAACGCCCTGCTGAGCTTCGGCTACTCTCTGCTCCTCAACGAAGCCGTCGCCGCCGTCGCCGGCGTGGGACTCGATCCCTACTTCGGTTTCTTGCACGAAGTCCTCTACAGCCGCTGCTCGCTGGCGCTCGACCTCATCGAGGAGTTCCGTCCCATCACCGCCGACCGCCTCGCCATCAACATGGTCAATCTGGCGATTGTCGAACTCGAAGACTTCATAAAAACCGAAGAGGGCGGCGTCCTGCTCAACGACGAGGCGCGGAAGCGGTTTCTCTACGAGTACGAGCGGCTCATGACGCGCGAGTTCACCAACGCCCGAACCAAGACGCGGACAACCCTGCGCCGCGCGCTCTACGAACAGGCCGAGGCGCTTCAGAAAACCATCCTCGATGGGACGCCCTACCTACCCTTTCGCGGCTGGCACTGA